The Fusarium poae strain DAOMC 252244 chromosome 2, whole genome shotgun sequence nucleotide sequence ACCatttttatagtttttaCCCGTTGAGGTACGTTTCCGAACGGTATTGATCATTTTAGGGTCTCACATTATTCTTCATGTCTACTGCCACAACTACTTCATGTTTCATGAGATTAACACCTATTCTCGAAACTGCCTGAGTGATGCTAACTGGAACACTTACGTTCTCACTGCATGGGAGTTCGGCAATTGGCTTGTTTACCGGAGATACAAGACCGATGAAATGAACCGACATAGTGACCCCTGCAGACTTCAAATGCCGACAGGGTCGGAGGTAAGCGTTGCACATACCGAACCTTGAACATTCGGAACTATTCTCGCCGAGATATCGTTCTTCCGATGCATGAATTGACCAATTGTTTCGAGGAATTATGTTCCCTGAAAATACATATTTAGACAACCTCATGTCCTACTTACTTTCTCCCCGCGTAATGTCGCCGGTATCCTTGTCATAACATAATTCAACCATGATGAATATTACTCAGCCACAAAACTGGACTCGTGGTGATTACCTGGTGTCAACTGACCCGGATCTTCTCCAGGTCGATGCGATCAATGCTGCATTGAGCTCGGACATGGTCTGGTGGGCCGGAGACCTACCAAGAGATGCACTCTGGAATGCCCTTCGGAGCTCAATCTGTTTTGGCCTCTATCACAAAAAGTCCACATTTACGAATGCAGACAACAAATCTTTGGGTATGTAAAGGTCGACATGCAATTAAAAAGGAGATAACTGACGATGTATGATATATAGACAATAATACTGAACAGCTTGAGCAGGTTGGACTGGTGAGAGTCATCACAGACGGTGTAACATTTGGATATCTCACGGATGTGTATatcttgccagagcatcaagGAGGTGGACACAGTCGTTGGATGCTTGGGATCCTCAACGAGGTTTTGAAAAGTTGGCCACATCTGAGACGTGTCATGCTTCTTACCACGGACAAGATGCCTCTCTTTGGGAAGAACCTAGGAATGAAGGACCACAAGGAGTTTGAAGGGATGAAGGGTGTTCAGATTGCAATGGTTGAAGGCCCTGGCGCACAGCATTGAACTAGTCACTGGTGCATGTTAGAGTTAGCAGACGAACATTGGTTACTTGTACATCTCTTATCTCTCTTGCTTGTGAGGTGAGGCAGTATGTCGAGCATACCTCGTCATTGTCTTCTTGGTACAAAATGTACTTTGTAATTCTCACTCGTGACCTTTTCCAAGTTATCGCGAAGAAGTGGTGCAACAAATACTTATTATGTCAAAGACGTCCAAAGTACATATCAATCTCGCGACACCTGTTCTACGTTGTGACCATGAAGATAGTCATCAGATAGCCTAAATGTATGCTCACAATACCGCGTATTACTTCATTTTCAAGGTTCGGTGAACAATGCTGCCAGAAGTAATCGCCGAATGCGATCGTGCCAGAAAACTAGCTACTAGTCCTGAAACTATCTATACATGGAGTTTGCAGAGACTGTGAACTACCCGCAGTATCATGCGACCTTTCAGATGTCGGATCGAGAAACATACGTGCACGTTTGTCGATCCTGGCGAAGCTTTCTTCAATGCAGGGGCCTACAACCTAAACCAGGATCCTCGACGTGTCGGAAAGCGTTTCGAGAGATTGTGCATCAGGGACACGTCTCCCGAGTTGGGAGATCACTCCGATAGTTTCATCTGACCCTTGCTCGCTTTTTTCCACCGAAAGGCCGTAACTTCAATGTGTCCAATCCAAGTACCGGGACTTGATGGCGCGTTCATGTCTCATGCAAAATTCTCCGGTTGACAGTCTTCGTTGATCGTACTATTGTTCGCTACGTATTACGGAAGAATGAGAGGTTGGAGAAGCCGAACGAATACATCGGAGAACCTTGTTTGAGAACCTCACCATGATATGAACGGCCTCATTGATATATAATTTGACTTCACATCCAGCGAAATAATATCTCATCACTCACAACAATCACAACATCACATCCAATCCACAAGACTTTCAAGTACTCAAACATACAATCATCCAATTCTTCAAAATGACTGTCTCAGCCTCTAGCCGCCCTACACGCCCTGCTGAGTACGAAAATGTTCGCACTGCTGGACTCAGTACTATCACCTTTGACAAGCTCTTTGACAAGGATGAGACTGAGGTGAAGCGCCTTATCGAGTCTTGTGAAAAAGACGGATTTTTCTATCTTGACCTCAAGAGCGCCGCTTCCCAGAAGTTCTGGGTCGACCTCCAAACCATCGACGCCACCACCAAGGAATGGTTCAAGCAGCCTGtcgagaagaagctcgagaCCCCCACTGTCTCCCTTGCACATGGGTAAGTCTCCGATGTAACATCGGTGGACCACAACTAACGGGCTTGAAACAGATTCAAGGCTGTGGGTAATCAGTCTGGTTCCATCGAGGACAAGAAGGATGGGTTCGAGGCTCTCAAGGTAAGATTTGCTTTTCTCCACAGTTATGTATATACCTGTTTAACAAACTTAGATTGGCAAGAGTGAGCTTGATGGACGATGGGCCCTTCCTGATGTAGTCTCGGACAACATTCAACTCTTTGACCGCTTTACTTCGGCCTGCCACTTCATctccaagctcctcctcgacTGTCTCTCGGACGGCCTTGAGCTCAAGGGCTACGATAGACTAGAAAACTTTCATCATGATGATCAGCGCTCCAAGAGCACCCTTTACTTCCTCCACTACCCTCCTGGAGCCCAGGATCCCAACAAGGTCGGTCAGAACATGCACACAGACATCGGATCTTTGACGATCCTTCACGCCCCTCAGTGGGGACTCCAAGTCTTCTCCCCTGCTGATGGTGCCTGGGAGTACGTTGAACCTCGACCTGGCCACGCCATCGTCAACGTTGGCGACACACTCCGCTTCCTCTCCGGCAAGCGTTTCAAGTCTGCTCTCCACCGTGTCTTGCCCCTCGGTGGAATTCAGATTGAGGACCGATACTCCATCTCTTACTTCCTTCGTGCTTCTGACTCGACTGAGTTCAAGGAcagtgatgaggatgagtCAAGTGCCAAGCAGTGGTACACCAAGAAGTACGCCATGTACGAGATGCCCCACGTCATCCAGAAGCAGCAGACGACACTTTCCGGTGGAATGGCGCAAGAGCTTCAGGCCAGTTTCTGAGTTTGGGCTTCAGGGCTGAGATAGCGGATGGTTGTGAGTTTGGAGGATAAAGGTGGCGGTGGTTTCCTTGTTTACTAGCTAGTCAGATTGAATCAAAATTACCTTCCTTTCGAATACGCTTTCGTTGTGATTTATTGACGCCCAATCTTGAAAAGACTTAATCTAACAGCAGGTTTCAATCACATTCATTTACAAAAACAGTTTGTTACTATAGCTCGCTTGCCTATTACATCTCCTGTTGCTCCGTACCTTGCAAACATGATACGAGCTCCTAATTTTATTTTCAAATGTTGTCATGTGAAAGAGAAAATAGATGACTTATTACAAGAATATTGTACCGTAAGCTCAACAGTAAATGTTGATCCTGTATACATAGTCTTCCAGTTACAAGCAATGAGCCTCAAACACACTGTTAACTTTTATTTCCTAAAGATAGTCGTTTCTAGTATTTACTTGTTTCATGTCTTTCTTTATTCAACTTCAGTGAAGGCTGGAGCTTGCTCGTCAACCGCAGTTCCTCAGTAACGGACCAATGTTGTGCCATGTCGACCGTTTCTCGGGATGTAACCCTTACTTTTCTTccatcaaccaaccacaCTGGCGCCTATCTATTGACGTATTGGTTGGGCCCCAAAGGTAAGCAATTTATAAGGGGCTTTGCTGAATGAGGCAACAACTACTCCAAGGAACATACCGACCTTCGGGTTCAGTCACTTTACTGTATCTAGGGTAggaaaaaataaaatctttTACCACAATCAACTGGAATGTTCGATCATGTCTCACTCATGTCGGCAATGAGTCATTTCCTAAAACAAATAGTTACCGTCGATAAGCGTTCCCTGACGTGGTCTGCATCATCGCGAACATATCCACCAAAAACCTGCGGATATCTCCGGGCTTGAATTTTCCAGAGTGCTGCAGTAATCGGAAAGGGCTGAAAGGACGACAGAATTAGCTTCATACACCGACAGAGCACGTCCGTCTACCCGGACATGGGACCAACCAAGCTTTTCGCGTAAGCATGCCGAGACCTCTTAGCACGTAGCGTAGGATCCAGATGGCGTTAACTTGAATTGTGAGTTTGAAGTCCACGTCAAGGCGGAAGCACGGCACGAATCAAGCTCATCTTTTCTACGAATAGTATCCCACCGGACAAGACCCAAGGTAAACAACCTTGTTGTCTAGTGGGTATTTGATCGGGATCAGGGATTTGTTCTCCCGGTAGATCAACGTCTGCAAATCGATTCGCAACGTTTCCTCTTTTCACACTTCGGGTACCGGTTCAAAAGTTAGTTTTACTTGAATATCTGGTCAAGATCTACATTGAACTGAAACACAAATCTTGAAGGAGCAGAGATTTACAGGATAGAATCCCTCGCCGTTATTGAAAGTCTATTCTCCACTGTCTTAGCGCGAGATATCAAGCTAACCTGGCGCGATACCCCCTGATGATGCTAGGAACGGGCCGCTACCCCCTGTCCCTAGCGCCCGGCCAGTACAAGTCGTCATCAGATATCAACAGGAACGTCAAACGGAACGACATGCGGAACAAAAAGCGGAACGATAATTGTTCCGACTTCGTATTCGATTACGCTTTTGGCGGTATGGAACAATAATTTTATGCTTCCAGAAAATGTAGTATTTTCAGATGCTATCCACCAAAACAAGGATCACAATACGTTGAAAATGACAAACCATGTTCTCAGAGTGGTAGTCTCTTTTATCAAGCCACCAATATACTTAGCTGGTCCTTGACCTCAGACTAGACTAACCAAGCGAGCGTTACGTGAAGTCACTACCGGGCGGAGCACAATGAAACTGACAGGCCTGATAGATCTTCCGTGATTGCAAGTTGCGACATCTCAGAGGTAAAGAGACAACACAGttaattaaaccttattttCCCAGATGTACTCTTTCCTCCACACGAAAGTTTAGTCCCCGTTAACTCCATAACATGGACGATCGGCATCCTGATAGACAGGGGCTTGTGTTGGCCCTTTTCTACTCCGTAACATTCGCCAGATCATGCAGGTGAACTGGATAATATCTACCATCCCTGTCTGTGCGGCTGTGCAATAATGCTTACTTCAATTGTAGTAATCTTGGTTGAGCTTGTTTTCGCAGTCAGTGCGTGGAATTTTGAAGATCGGCATCACAGGTCCATGTATCTGGTCGATCAAGCCCGAGTGCCCTTGTGAGTCTAACATGATGAGGTAGTTTATTGTCAGGAGACGCATCGCAGGGTAATGGGGTCTTTTGCAACGGTCCTCTATTTTGACCAAAAGGAGATTCAAAGTTTGAGTAACTATGAGTGACCTGACGGGCGCAGCTACAGGAACAACCAAAACAACCTGTCTTCGGCATTTCGCGCACCACACGACAACTACCGAGTATGTCGTTACGTACCCTGACCTTGACGACATGGGGGTCCGTATTGTACCACCAAACATTTATTATCGCTGTTGGCATTCTGAGTTGTAATGATAAACATCTTATCTTGGCATCTTACTACTTGACTCAGTTTTCTTTTATCTAATCATCTGTCAAAACTCCATAATCAACTATGTTGAAACGACGATCCGCTTGTGAGCGTTGCAGAGGCCAGAAGCTCAAATGCATTCGCGAGCCTGGAAGTACAACCGACTCATGTCTGAGATGCTCTCAATCTCAGGAAGAATGCATCGTCAACTTGAGAAAGACACCAGGTCGACCCTCTGGACGGGGCAACTCTTCTAACAGACGAAGTCCAACCAACACCATGACCCAAACACCTACGCCCGCGCCAACCTTGATACTTGACGATAGCGACTCCATCTCAGCAACACGGAATGGCTCGCTTACATCGTCTTCTGAAGACAATATAGAAAGTCTTTTCGACATGAACATCGATTGGGGCAACATTGACATGTTCGGCAACGGAAATGATCAAGTCCCCGAGATCCCCAGTTCCCTCCTAAGTTATGCAGAATCGACCAGGGTTGAGCCTCCACCTCCGTGCACTGCCTGGTCGGACCCCAGAGACTTTGCCGCGCCAACCGGTCTATTCCCCTGTCAGATCCGCAATGAAATCCGCGACCCAGGTCTTCAGTTGGCTGGACTTCAACATAATCTTTCGAAGCATCTGGTCCAGCTGCAGTCTTCATCGTGGGACATCACATCTGTCTTGAAGCTGGAAAGCGTGTCTTATAGTTTCCAAAGTCCCGAGTCACTATGCGAGGCCAGTCGGATATTCAACCCACTGATCGGCACTTTTGAGATTATTGCGGAATTTGAACATGTTCTCGCGACATTGCGGATGAACATGGATCGCAGAGAGCGAGTTGAAGTTTCGGCCCTTCCAAAAGAGATCAACATTTCTTACATGTTGACTGCCATCTCTTGTTATCTACAGCTTGTCTGTATATACCACAACATTTTCTCATACGTGCTGGATCAAGCATCAAGTAATCCAGCCGTGAGGAATTTCATACTGGACTCGACACCGGGGATCTCTCTGAGCGGGTTTGTGATTCCGACACCAAAAAATATTCTGGGTCGGTCGTTTGCACAGTTGATGCAACACAAGATCAGACCTATTGAGACGGCTTTAGAACTCCCAGACGACTGCCGTATCTCGAAAGAGACAAGTGTGGATCAACCCAGTGATAAATCTCTATTGCTTGGATGTACAGAAGGGCAAGCCTTGTTGGAAATGCTAAAGGGCCAGAAAGTCGAAGGGAAAAGTCCTTCAAGTGCAATGGGTCTTTTAGAGTCGTTACGAGCCAAGATTACAGACATAGAGACCTTAGGAGGATAGAGGAGTTTGTAGAATAAGTGTAATTAGATTGTCCATAATTGGCGTTTGATAATATTTCTTTGTACTAATATCAATTAAGGTGGTAATATTATCTCATGCGTTTGCAAACCTTGGTCTCGACATGAATAAAAAATACGCGATAACAGAAACCGACCTCAAGATCCGGAGATTATCAAAACTAGCGAAACTTTAAGTCCTCATTTCGGAGTATTATCAGTCTTGAAACAAGCCGATGGGTTATAAGCCCCATGTCGCTACCATCTTGGCGTGCAGAAGATTTACATACATCGTCCTAGCGTGCCAAGAGTCAATATACGATCTGTAGATGTTTGAGTCCTGATGGATCTGGATATAATTTATTGTTATAGCTGGATGTACTATTGACTATTTCACCACCCAGTCACAACTTCTCAAGCGTCCGTCGGATCTAAACTCGTCTTCTAATGCCTACATTCACAGCCTCAGGCTTTCTGGCCAAACCCTCCATAATATCCATCGTATCATCCCTTAGCACAAAGTCGTACCGTCTCGCCCAAGTAGCAGTAATAACCCTGAGTTCCATCTCGGCAAGATTCCGTCCAAGACAAGCCCGTGGACCGTGGCTGAATGGGATGAAAGCCTGTTTCTGTCTCGGCGTTACATCCTCCCATCGTTCCGGTCTAAACTCGTCCGCATCCGGTCCCCACACCTCTTTCAGATGATGGACAGTGTATATTGGGATACTGAGGACTGTACCAGGAGCAAAATGATAACCGGCGATGGTAATTCCACCACCCTTTTCAGGTACCAATCGAGGAAGACCGAGGCTGATAGTCGAGTGATGTCTCAAGGCCTCGTTGACAACATGACCAAGGTACGGCAGATTCTTGACCATGTCAAACGAAGGGATTGAAACATCGGCGGGAATAGCTTCATCCAATTCGGTCTGTAGCTTCTTCAACACACCTGGAGTTCGTACCACGTGATACAGCAAAGCAGCCATGGTGCTACTCGTAGTATCGGTGCCAGCGATCAAAACGGTCAAAGATTCAGCGATGAGTTCTCCCTTGCCAAAGGGTTGGCCCTTGTGATCACGACCCTCACGCACACGTTCAAGAAGATCCTTCTCACGGTCTTCACCAAGCGGGttgttcagtctgtccgtgATACGAGAAGTTCCCAGTGTGCGCAAGTTGATCATGCCATTGAAACCCGTACGGAAGAACGGATCAGGACTCCACTTCAGGTAGGGTTTGATCTCAGGCAATGCTCCGACTGTAGCAGCAAGTTCACTTCGGGTGGTAAGACTCGTGATGATGGGCAGGGATCTGGGGCCATTTTCTGTTTCAAAGTCGACATCCTCGGATCCTTTCTCCAAAACTCCGAATGGAGCCCCAAAGGCAAGATCACCAATGATGTCAAGAACCAAATAACTGACAGGTCAGAAATAAGTCTGTAGAAATTGATAGAAGAGACTTACTTGAGCCAAAGACGACCCTCGACATCGGCAAAGCCATCAGGCTTGGCCTCATTGGCTGCCATAGCGTCCCATTTCTGCAAGAAAACACCAACATGTTGTCGAATGAAAGGTTCAAAGTTTCGCATCGACTGTGGTGCGAAGCTATGGGACACGACCTTTCTCTTTCGTGAATGCTCAGCACGATCTCTTGATGTGAAGATGCTGTAGGTAGTAATGACGGAAGCATCGTAGAATGACCTACACGCAGTTAGTCTGTATCTCCGGGTCACATGGACGTGTATCTTACGATTTCAGCATTCCATTCCCATGTCCATAGATTGCGTTGATGACTCCTTCATCGGCCACGCTCACATGGTTTGGCTGAATGCGAACAACTGGGCCATATTGTTTGTGAGCATCGTTGACGTATTTCCATCTGGCCTTTTCTCTGCATGCATATACGAGCCACCAATTGGAAAGACGTGCCAAAAGTGGTCCAGGTACGCTGCGCAGATGGCGATAGTTCCAGAAGTAAGGGACGATGTAGTAAAAGAACAGAGAGGCTATTCCCAAAGG carries:
- a CDS encoding hypothetical protein (TransMembrane:1 (o25-53i)), with translation MIGLYKNYIQNAKVISHQQFFPVSFYSMALFTIIPILWVLPLGIASLFFYYIVPYFWNYRHLRSVPGPLLARLSNWWLVYACREKARWKYVNDAHKQYGPVVRIQPNHVSVADEGVINAIYGHGNGMLKSSFYDASVITTYSIFTSRDRAEHSRKRKVVSHSFAPQSMRNFEPFIRQHVGVFLQKWDAMAANEAKPDGFADVEGRLWLNYLVLDIIGDLAFGAPFGVLEKGSEDVDFETENGPRSLPIITSLTTRSELAATVGALPEIKPYLKWSPDPFFRTGFNGMINLRTLGTSRITDRLNNPLGEDREKDLLERVREGRDHKGQPFGKGELIAESLTVLIAGTDTTSSTMAALLYHVVRTPGVLKKLQTELDEAIPADVSIPSFDMVKNLPYLGHVVNEALRHHSTISLGLPRLVPEKGGGITIAGYHFAPGTVLSIPIYTVHHLKEVWGPDADEFRPERWEDVTPRQKQAFIPFSHGPRACLGRNLAEMELRVITATWARRYDFVLRDDTMDIMEGLARKPEAVNVGIRRRV